Proteins encoded within one genomic window of Amycolatopsis nigrescens CSC17Ta-90:
- the purB gene encoding adenylosuccinate lyase, which produces MSEKPQVPNVLAARYASPELVELWSPEQKVKLERELWLAVLRAQAELGVPVGDGVVEDYRRVLENVDLASIAARERVTRHDVKARIEEFNALAGHEQVHKGMTSRDLTENVEQLQIRRSLELMRGRAAAVLARLAALAVEHADLVMAGRSHNVAAQATTLGKRFASAADELLVAFERVDELIARYPLRGIKGPVGTGQDMLDLLGQESTLDELENRVAAHLGFERRFTSVGQVYPRSLDFDVLSAVVQLAAAPSSLAKTIRLMAGHELVTEGFKPGQVGSSAMPHKMNTRSCERVNGLAVVLRGYLSMTGELAGDQWNEGDVSDSVVRRVALPDAFFALDGLLETFLTVLDEFGAFPAVVARELDRYLPFLATTKVLMAAVRGGVGRETAHEAIKENAVAVALAMREQGLTENDLLDRFAADERLPVDRDDLDKVLADRLSFTGVAAAQVRSVAERVERLLTRFPDAARYSPQPIL; this is translated from the coding sequence GTGAGTGAGAAGCCCCAGGTCCCCAATGTGCTCGCCGCCCGCTACGCCTCGCCGGAGCTGGTGGAACTCTGGTCGCCGGAACAGAAGGTGAAGCTGGAGCGCGAGCTGTGGCTGGCCGTGCTGCGCGCGCAGGCCGAGCTCGGGGTGCCGGTCGGGGACGGGGTCGTCGAGGACTACCGGCGGGTGCTGGAGAACGTCGACCTGGCGTCGATCGCGGCGCGGGAGCGGGTCACCAGGCACGACGTGAAGGCCAGGATCGAGGAGTTCAACGCGCTCGCCGGGCACGAGCAGGTGCACAAGGGGATGACCTCGCGGGACCTCACCGAGAACGTGGAGCAGTTGCAGATCCGGCGCTCGCTGGAGCTGATGCGCGGCAGGGCGGCGGCGGTGCTGGCCCGGCTGGCGGCGCTGGCCGTGGAACACGCCGACCTGGTGATGGCCGGCCGTTCGCACAACGTGGCGGCGCAGGCGACCACTCTTGGCAAGCGGTTCGCGTCGGCCGCGGACGAGCTGCTGGTCGCGTTCGAGCGGGTGGACGAGCTGATCGCCCGCTACCCGCTGCGCGGCATCAAGGGTCCGGTCGGCACCGGGCAGGACATGCTCGACCTGCTCGGCCAGGAGTCCACTTTGGACGAACTGGAGAACAGGGTCGCGGCGCATCTCGGCTTCGAGCGCCGGTTCACCAGCGTCGGCCAGGTCTATCCGCGTTCGCTCGACTTCGACGTGCTCTCCGCGGTGGTCCAGCTGGCCGCGGCGCCGTCCAGCCTGGCCAAGACCATCCGGCTGATGGCAGGGCACGAGCTGGTCACCGAGGGGTTCAAACCGGGCCAGGTGGGCTCCTCGGCGATGCCGCACAAGATGAACACCCGGTCCTGCGAGCGGGTGAACGGGCTGGCCGTGGTGCTGCGCGGCTACCTGTCCATGACCGGCGAGCTGGCCGGCGACCAGTGGAACGAGGGCGACGTGTCCGACTCGGTGGTCCGCCGGGTCGCGCTGCCGGACGCCTTCTTCGCGCTGGACGGGCTGCTCGAGACCTTCCTCACCGTGCTCGACGAGTTCGGCGCGTTCCCGGCCGTGGTGGCCCGCGAGCTGGACCGGTACCTGCCGTTCCTGGCCACCACCAAGGTGCTGATGGCGGCCGTCCGCGGCGGGGTCGGCCGGGAGACCGCGCACGAGGCGATCAAGGAGAACGCGGTGGCCGTGGCGCTGGCCATGCGCGAGCAGGGGCTCACCGAGAACGACCTGCTGGACCGGTTCGCCGCGGACGAGCGGCTGCCGGTGGACCGGGACGACCTGGACAAGGTGCTGGCGGACCGGCTCTCCTTCACCGGTGTCGCCGCCGCCCAGGTGCGTTCGGTCGCCGAGCGCGTCGAGCGGCTGCTCACCCGTTTCCCGGACGCCGCCCGTTACTCCCCGCAACCCATCCTCTGA
- a CDS encoding recombinase family protein, producing the protein MGASHKVSAGHEGRRPVLDSYARLSRNQAGKLEKCETQHADNVEVIEELGGVLGEKISDPKLSAWNPKVHRPGWEYQMMRVASRACDGVVLWNTDRGWRQCSDLEDMFKLIEDFDSFTLGSSHGSYNLADYNDRHQLRQEVAHNQRNSDEASHRIKRRLEVLRRKGVPHHQGRSFGWPGLDHTITREQAMDEDGNDTRQPVPAELVERERGALRTGTRDNLAGISFSKISDEWNAQGLRTTTGREFNPVIVGQVLLRPRNAGLIEHDGEIVGTMPGEPIVDPEDFKRLRARHASRGPGRPPSGTYVGSGIGRCGGCRKTLGGRPHTGNYPDGERRRQYFCAKTRGGCGKVAADLRAVDRQIRGLVIARLSDKNYAAGIKAARARISDRLATVEAEIAECERVQVSLSVRLGKRQINEAAFDKANEPLVRDLTRLKAEQEELTGGNPEGPTEAMTRDEVAEKWDSADVAEKRAMLADALGRDVLIVKPSTGKGFRRFDPERVTIDPYRARTATAGTATDEGQEG; encoded by the coding sequence ATGGGTGCCAGTCACAAGGTTAGTGCAGGTCACGAGGGGCGTCGGCCCGTCTTGGACTCGTACGCGCGGTTGTCGCGTAACCAGGCGGGCAAGTTGGAGAAGTGCGAGACCCAGCATGCCGACAACGTGGAGGTGATCGAGGAACTGGGCGGCGTGCTCGGGGAGAAGATCTCCGATCCGAAGCTGTCGGCATGGAATCCGAAGGTTCACCGCCCGGGGTGGGAGTACCAGATGATGCGGGTTGCCTCCCGGGCGTGTGACGGGGTGGTGTTGTGGAACACCGACCGAGGGTGGCGGCAGTGCAGCGACCTTGAGGACATGTTCAAGCTGATCGAGGATTTCGACAGTTTCACCCTGGGCTCCTCGCACGGGTCGTACAACTTGGCGGACTACAACGACCGCCACCAGTTGCGGCAGGAAGTGGCGCACAACCAGCGCAACTCGGACGAGGCTTCACACCGGATCAAACGGCGGTTAGAGGTGCTGCGGCGTAAGGGAGTTCCGCACCATCAGGGCCGCAGCTTCGGATGGCCTGGGCTGGATCACACGATCACCAGGGAGCAGGCCATGGACGAGGATGGCAACGACACGCGGCAACCGGTTCCGGCTGAACTTGTGGAGCGGGAGCGGGGGGCGTTGCGGACGGGCACCCGGGACAACTTGGCGGGAATCAGCTTTTCCAAGATCAGTGACGAGTGGAACGCTCAGGGGTTGCGCACCACGACCGGGCGGGAGTTCAACCCGGTCATTGTGGGGCAGGTGCTGTTGCGGCCGCGTAACGCGGGGCTGATCGAGCATGACGGCGAGATCGTGGGCACCATGCCCGGGGAACCGATCGTGGATCCGGAGGATTTCAAGCGGCTACGGGCGCGACACGCGTCGCGGGGGCCGGGCCGTCCGCCGAGTGGTACCTACGTGGGGTCGGGGATCGGACGGTGCGGGGGGTGCCGGAAGACGCTGGGCGGTCGGCCGCACACCGGGAACTATCCGGACGGGGAACGGCGGCGTCAGTACTTCTGTGCGAAAACACGTGGCGGATGCGGGAAGGTGGCCGCCGACCTGCGGGCGGTGGATCGGCAGATTCGTGGTCTGGTGATCGCGCGGCTGTCGGATAAGAACTACGCGGCGGGGATCAAGGCGGCCCGCGCCCGGATCTCCGACCGGTTGGCCACCGTGGAGGCCGAGATCGCCGAGTGTGAACGGGTCCAGGTCTCGCTGTCGGTGCGGTTGGGCAAGCGGCAGATCAACGAAGCGGCGTTCGATAAGGCCAACGAACCGTTGGTGAGGGATCTGACCCGGTTGAAGGCCGAGCAGGAGGAGTTGACTGGCGGGAATCCGGAAGGGCCAACGGAAGCCATGACCCGTGACGAGGTGGCCGAGAAGTGGGACAGCGCCGATGTAGCCGAGAAACGCGCCATGCTGGCCGACGCGCTAGGGCGGGATGTGCTGATCGTGAAGCCCTCGACAGGGAAGGGGTTTCGCCGGTTCGATCCGGAGCGGGTCACGATCGATCCGTATCGGGCGCGCACTGCCACGGCAGGCACCGCTACAGATGAGGGTCAGGAGGGCTGA
- a CDS encoding replication-relaxation family protein gives MVRAPAAGAARGGRRAGEPDASVWFSLVGRDRRLLLLLAEHQVLTTEQIAAIEFTSLRRAQDRLRRLRELGVVFAFRDSYATGGTSQARFALGYLGARMIAARQARPSPTPKAHAERLERLALWPKLSHHLGVNEFFCGLAAHRNPARADQFPDAGRLTQWWPEKRCAEVFWTQRGGSEARIRPDGYGCWEQHGRVVRFFLEHDTGTESLKVVARKVADYGAFPADQFGVVLFSLHSARRETAFRATLARFTGRYDPGVVIATTARDLVAPFDPAGPVWASWTPRTPGAVVRRHHLHELPERGPCIDHRTSDEPYSEAAFAPGDPGIVRRITAPDDPRRAVTAHWDEPHHGDDGVELYDAPDVF, from the coding sequence GTGGTGCGCGCGCCGGCTGCGGGAGCGGCCCGCGGTGGCCGGCGGGCGGGGGAACCGGATGCGTCGGTGTGGTTCAGCCTGGTCGGACGTGATCGTCGGTTGCTGCTGTTGCTGGCTGAGCATCAGGTGCTCACCACGGAGCAGATCGCGGCGATCGAGTTCACCTCGCTACGGCGTGCACAGGACCGGCTGCGGCGGCTGCGGGAACTGGGAGTGGTGTTCGCCTTCCGAGACTCCTACGCCACCGGCGGCACCAGCCAGGCGCGCTTCGCGCTCGGCTACCTCGGAGCGCGGATGATCGCCGCGCGGCAGGCGCGGCCATCACCGACCCCGAAGGCGCACGCCGAACGGTTGGAACGGTTGGCGTTGTGGCCGAAACTGTCCCACCACCTCGGGGTGAATGAGTTCTTCTGCGGGTTGGCCGCGCACCGCAACCCCGCACGCGCTGACCAGTTCCCGGACGCGGGACGGCTGACACAGTGGTGGCCGGAGAAACGGTGTGCGGAAGTGTTCTGGACCCAACGTGGGGGCAGCGAGGCGCGGATACGGCCTGACGGCTACGGATGCTGGGAGCAGCATGGGCGGGTAGTGCGGTTCTTCCTCGAACACGACACCGGTACCGAGTCACTAAAGGTGGTGGCGCGCAAGGTGGCTGACTACGGCGCCTTCCCTGCTGACCAGTTCGGGGTGGTGCTGTTCTCGCTGCACTCCGCACGCCGGGAAACCGCGTTTCGGGCCACGCTCGCCCGGTTCACGGGCAGATACGATCCGGGCGTCGTCATTGCCACCACCGCGCGGGACCTCGTCGCCCCCTTCGATCCTGCCGGGCCGGTATGGGCATCGTGGACGCCTCGCACTCCTGGCGCGGTCGTCCGCCGTCATCATCTGCACGAGCTGCCGGAACGCGGTCCCTGTATCGACCACCGCACCAGCGACGAACCGTACAGCGAAGCGGCCTTCGCCCCCGGCGACCCGGGGATTGTCCGCCGCATCACCGCACCCGATGACCCGCGCCGCGCAGTAACTGCGCATTGGGACGAACCACACCACGGCGACGACGGGGTGGAACTGTACGACGCTCCCGACGTCTTCTAG
- a CDS encoding NUDIX hydrolase — MPPRIGARVLLLDPRDRVLLLLSIDPDEPSHRWWDLPGGGANPGEDLTDTARRELAEETGMVIDALGPHLWDREVRFRFRDRWHHRRDRVFFARVSNISPSRTPSHTANEQANLIETRWWSLAELESSSAKFLPPNLPALLADLLSGELHAPIFLNA, encoded by the coding sequence GTGCCACCCCGCATCGGAGCCAGAGTGCTGTTGCTCGACCCGCGAGACCGCGTACTTCTCCTGCTCTCTATCGACCCCGACGAGCCTTCGCATCGTTGGTGGGACCTTCCCGGCGGCGGAGCGAACCCCGGAGAAGATCTCACCGACACCGCGCGCCGAGAGTTGGCCGAAGAGACAGGCATGGTCATTGACGCGCTCGGCCCGCACCTGTGGGATCGGGAGGTCCGCTTCCGCTTCCGAGACCGGTGGCACCACCGCCGCGACCGCGTCTTTTTCGCGCGGGTGTCGAACATCAGTCCGTCCCGTACGCCGTCGCACACGGCCAACGAGCAAGCGAACCTCATCGAGACCCGCTGGTGGTCTCTGGCGGAACTGGAGAGCAGTTCGGCTAAGTTCCTGCCGCCGAATCTCCCGGCCCTGCTGGCCGACCTCCTCAGCGGCGAACTGCACGCGCCGATCTTCCTCAACGCCTGA
- a CDS encoding substrate-binding periplasmic protein gives MRSTLRRVLVVLTAGTAIAVLAGCGSSSGDAASGKLRVGTLTDAPPSIYLENGNFTGYDNELLRDIAKREGFEVEFVGTEFAGLLASVANRKFDLGSSTISTTDERKKTVAFSNGYSTGFTTIVTRKDAGLKDVGSFAGKRLGVVQASVQDEFASKKVPGADVVRFPDYNAGFAQLKGGTLDGWVVPKDIGQKYLDQNPAVPLEFGYTVETKDTPSAYAVRKDNKELLNKVNDGLAKAIADGTVARLHAQFFKTQPLPAELAQGGPGLPVQNP, from the coding sequence ATGAGATCCACGCTGCGCAGAGTCCTCGTCGTGCTCACCGCCGGGACGGCGATCGCCGTACTCGCCGGCTGCGGCTCCTCCTCCGGTGACGCCGCCTCCGGGAAATTGCGGGTGGGCACGCTCACCGACGCGCCGCCGTCGATCTACCTGGAGAACGGCAACTTCACCGGTTACGACAACGAGCTGCTGCGCGACATCGCCAAGCGCGAGGGCTTCGAGGTCGAGTTCGTCGGCACCGAGTTCGCCGGCCTGCTGGCCAGCGTGGCGAACCGGAAGTTCGACCTCGGCAGCTCCACCATCTCCACCACCGACGAGCGCAAGAAGACGGTCGCCTTCTCCAACGGCTACAGCACCGGTTTCACCACCATCGTCACCAGGAAGGACGCCGGGCTCAAGGACGTCGGTTCCTTCGCCGGCAAGCGGCTCGGGGTGGTGCAGGCCTCGGTGCAGGACGAGTTCGCCAGCAAGAAGGTGCCCGGCGCGGATGTGGTGCGCTTTCCCGACTACAACGCGGGTTTCGCGCAGCTGAAGGGCGGCACCCTGGACGGCTGGGTGGTGCCGAAGGACATCGGGCAGAAGTACCTGGACCAGAACCCGGCCGTGCCGCTGGAGTTCGGCTACACCGTGGAGACGAAGGACACCCCGTCCGCGTACGCGGTGCGCAAGGACAACAAGGAACTGCTGAACAAGGTCAACGACGGCCTGGCCAAGGCGATCGCCGACGGCACCGTGGCCCGGTTGCACGCGCAGTTCTTCAAGACTCAGCCCCTCCCCGCCGAGCTCGCCCAGGGCGGCCCCGGCCTCCCGGTCCAGAACCCCTGA
- a CDS encoding ABC transporter substrate-binding protein, whose amino-acid sequence MKKTLLASLAASLLVALTACGGSGGDASALRVGTLGDAPPNIYVENGNYTGFDNELLKAIAQKQGLTLEFAATEFSTLLAKVSNGQFDVGSSAIAQTPERAKTVDFSSPYNFEVMSIQTKEGAPITDEGSLGGKRVAVIQGTVGDNWLTTTVPSAQAVRFPDYATALGALKSGSVEGYILDQAIAEKNVTENPDAKLKVTKSFTTDVPHGFAVKKGNTELANKINEGLKQVIADGTWERLHQQFLPSAPVPDQFKAGKNS is encoded by the coding sequence ATGAAGAAGACCCTGCTGGCCTCACTGGCCGCGTCCCTGCTCGTCGCGCTCACCGCCTGCGGTGGCAGCGGCGGTGACGCGAGCGCCTTGCGCGTCGGCACCCTCGGTGACGCGCCGCCGAACATCTATGTGGAGAACGGCAACTACACCGGCTTCGACAACGAGCTGCTCAAGGCGATCGCCCAGAAACAGGGCCTGACGCTGGAGTTCGCCGCGACCGAGTTCTCCACCCTGCTGGCCAAGGTCTCGAACGGGCAGTTCGACGTCGGTTCTTCGGCGATCGCGCAGACCCCGGAGCGGGCGAAGACGGTCGACTTCTCCAGCCCGTACAACTTCGAGGTGATGAGCATCCAGACGAAGGAGGGTGCGCCGATCACCGACGAGGGCAGCCTCGGCGGCAAGCGGGTCGCGGTCATCCAGGGCACGGTCGGCGACAACTGGCTGACCACCACGGTGCCGTCCGCGCAGGCGGTGCGGTTCCCGGACTACGCGACCGCGCTCGGCGCGCTGAAGTCCGGTTCGGTCGAGGGCTACATCCTGGACCAGGCGATCGCGGAGAAGAACGTCACCGAGAACCCGGACGCGAAGCTCAAGGTCACCAAGTCCTTCACCACCGACGTGCCGCATGGTTTCGCGGTGAAGAAGGGCAACACGGAGCTGGCTAACAAGATCAACGAGGGGCTCAAGCAGGTGATCGCGGACGGCACCTGGGAGCGGCTGCACCAGCAGTTCCTGCCGAGCGCCCCGGTGCCGGATCAGTTCAAGGCTGGTAAGAATTCCTGA
- a CDS encoding ABC transporter substrate-binding protein, translating to MRTPRKGLIAALAAVLALLTACGGSGGDGQGVLRVGTLSDSPPNIYQENGNYTGFDNELLRAIAAKQGLQLEFVSTDFSALLGRVSSGQFDIGSSAIAQTPARKETVDFSDPYNFQSLSIEVKEPSPITDENSLAGKRIGVVQGTASDGWLTATAPAAQAVRFPNDAAALTALKSGSVDGSVFDQATAEQYVASNPDVKLKVAKSFTTDTPHGFAVKKGNTELANKINEGLKQVIADGTWERLHQQFMPTAPVPDQFRANG from the coding sequence ATGAGGACACCGAGGAAAGGCCTGATCGCGGCGCTGGCCGCGGTGCTCGCCCTGCTCACGGCATGCGGCGGCAGTGGCGGTGACGGCCAGGGCGTGCTGCGGGTCGGCACACTGAGCGACTCGCCGCCGAACATCTACCAGGAGAACGGCAACTACACCGGATTCGACAACGAGCTGCTCCGGGCGATCGCCGCGAAGCAGGGGCTTCAGCTGGAGTTCGTGTCCACCGACTTCTCCGCGCTGCTCGGCAGGGTCTCCAGTGGGCAGTTCGACATCGGCAGCTCGGCCATCGCGCAGACGCCGGCGCGGAAGGAGACGGTCGACTTCTCCGACCCGTACAACTTCCAGTCCCTCAGCATCGAGGTCAAGGAACCCTCGCCGATCACCGACGAGAACTCCTTGGCGGGTAAGCGGATCGGCGTGGTGCAGGGCACCGCGTCGGACGGCTGGCTGACCGCCACCGCGCCGGCCGCGCAGGCGGTGCGCTTCCCGAACGACGCCGCGGCGCTGACCGCGCTGAAGTCGGGTTCGGTGGACGGCTCGGTGTTCGACCAGGCCACCGCCGAGCAGTACGTGGCGTCCAATCCCGACGTGAAGCTGAAGGTGGCGAAGTCGTTCACCACCGACACCCCGCACGGTTTCGCGGTGAAAAAGGGCAATACCGAGCTGGCGAACAAGATCAACGAGGGGCTCAAGCAGGTGATCGCGGACGGCACCTGGGAGCGGCTGCACCAGCAGTTCATGCCCACCGCGCCGGTGCCGGACCAGTTCAGGGCTAACGGGTAA
- a CDS encoding amino acid ABC transporter permease: MDDFLNTYLNWEYIWQVFPELLRTGLVNTLILAASSAVIGTVLGMVLAMMSLSTKWWLRWPARVYTDIFRGLPAILTILLVGQGALILGRDLFGTNPYPPGILALSLIAAAYIGEIFRSGIQSVEKGQLEASRALGMSYAKAMALVVVPQGVRRVLPALVNQLIALIKESSLVYFLGLLAGQRELFRIGQDLAANTGNLSPLVAAGFCYLVITVPLTHLVNYIDKKLRTGRKVDRAPDDQDDTPMLAANQPGQL; encoded by the coding sequence ATGGACGACTTTCTCAACACTTATCTCAACTGGGAGTACATCTGGCAGGTGTTCCCGGAGCTGCTGCGCACCGGCCTGGTGAACACCCTGATACTGGCCGCGTCCTCGGCGGTGATCGGCACCGTGCTGGGCATGGTGCTGGCGATGATGAGCCTGTCCACGAAATGGTGGCTTCGGTGGCCGGCCAGGGTGTACACGGACATCTTCCGCGGCCTGCCGGCGATCCTGACCATCCTGCTGGTCGGCCAGGGCGCGCTGATCCTCGGCCGGGACCTGTTCGGCACCAACCCCTATCCGCCGGGCATCCTGGCGCTGAGCCTGATCGCGGCGGCCTACATCGGGGAGATCTTCCGCTCCGGCATCCAGAGTGTCGAAAAAGGACAGTTGGAGGCCAGCAGGGCGCTCGGCATGAGCTACGCCAAGGCGATGGCGCTGGTTGTCGTCCCGCAGGGCGTGCGGCGGGTGCTGCCGGCGCTGGTGAACCAGCTGATCGCGTTGATCAAGGAATCCAGCCTGGTCTACTTCCTCGGCCTGCTCGCCGGGCAGCGCGAGCTGTTCCGGATCGGCCAGGACCTCGCGGCGAACACCGGCAACCTCTCGCCGCTGGTCGCCGCCGGGTTCTGCTACCTGGTGATCACGGTTCCGCTGACGCACCTGGTGAACTACATCGACAAGAAACTGCGCACCGGCCGGAAGGTCGACCGCGCGCCGGACGACCAGGACGACACGCCGATGCTCGCCGCAAACCAACCGGGGCAGCTATGA
- a CDS encoding amino acid ABC transporter ATP-binding protein, with protein sequence MTTTVQSASVELRDIHVSFGTLEVLRGVDLSVGKGETVCVIGPSGSGKSTLLRCVNRLQEPDSGDLLFDGESVIDANPDRLRQRVGMVFQHFNLFGHRSVLDNITLPLRSVRKLDKAVAKEIALARLADVGLAEKAPYRPAALSGGQQQRVAIARALAMEPEVMLFDEATSALDPELVKGVLDLMAGLAKRGLTLLVVTHEMGFARGVADKVAFMDQGRIVETGTPDAIFDAPQSPRLQRFLSQVL encoded by the coding sequence ATGACCACCACCGTGCAGTCCGCCAGCGTTGAGCTGCGGGACATCCATGTCTCCTTCGGCACCCTCGAGGTGCTGCGCGGGGTGGACCTGAGCGTTGGCAAGGGCGAGACGGTCTGCGTGATCGGCCCGTCCGGCTCCGGCAAGTCCACCCTGCTGCGTTGCGTGAACCGGTTGCAGGAGCCGGATTCCGGCGATCTGCTGTTCGACGGGGAGAGCGTGATCGACGCGAACCCGGACCGGCTGCGGCAGCGGGTCGGCATGGTGTTCCAGCACTTCAACCTGTTCGGTCATCGCAGCGTGCTGGACAACATCACCCTGCCGTTGCGCAGCGTGCGGAAGCTGGACAAGGCCGTGGCCAAGGAGATCGCGCTGGCCAGGCTCGCCGACGTCGGTCTCGCGGAGAAGGCCCCGTACCGCCCCGCCGCTCTTTCCGGCGGGCAGCAGCAGCGGGTGGCCATCGCGCGGGCGCTGGCCATGGAGCCCGAGGTGATGCTGTTCGACGAGGCGACCAGCGCGCTGGACCCGGAGCTGGTCAAGGGCGTGCTGGACCTGATGGCCGGGCTCGCGAAACGCGGCCTGACCCTGCTCGTGGTGACCCACGAGATGGGCTTCGCCCGTGGTGTCGCGGACAAGGTCGCCTTCATGGACCAGGGCCGGATCGTGGAGACCGGTACCCCGGACGCCATCTTCGACGCCCCGCAAAGCCCGCGCCTGCAACGGTTCCTCTCGCAGGTCCTCTAA
- a CDS encoding MOSC N-terminal beta barrel domain-containing protein — MGKIARVTYYPVKGCGGTSVAAAELGAAGVTHDRTFMAIGPDGACRTQRGDPKLAAVRPEVLEGGAKLRLRAPGVEDLELDVAFDGPRAEVAVFTWLGKGVDQGDPAADWFSAVLGAPSRLVRVSPEHQRDFGAVPGTAGFADSGAILLLSLSSLDLLNERICSAGGEPVPMERFRPNLVVSGWAEPHLEDRVRELAAGGARLGFAKLCVRCAVPMVDQETGRRAGPEPIRSLARYRRQPEGGVIFGMKAAVLEPGQLAVGDEVTVHSWGEE; from the coding sequence ATGGGGAAGATCGCGCGGGTGACGTACTACCCGGTCAAGGGATGCGGCGGGACGTCCGTGGCGGCCGCGGAACTGGGCGCGGCGGGGGTGACGCACGACCGCACCTTCATGGCCATCGGGCCGGACGGGGCGTGCCGCACTCAGCGCGGCGACCCGAAGCTGGCCGCGGTCCGGCCGGAGGTGCTCGAAGGCGGTGCGAAGCTCCGGTTGCGTGCGCCCGGAGTCGAGGATCTCGAACTGGACGTCGCCTTCGACGGGCCGAGGGCCGAGGTGGCCGTGTTCACCTGGCTGGGCAAGGGCGTGGACCAGGGCGACCCGGCGGCGGACTGGTTTTCCGCCGTGCTCGGCGCGCCATCCCGGCTGGTCCGGGTGTCGCCGGAGCACCAGCGCGACTTCGGCGCGGTCCCCGGCACCGCGGGATTCGCCGACAGCGGCGCAATACTCCTCCTCTCACTGTCCTCTTTGGACCTACTCAACGAGCGGATCTGCTCGGCGGGCGGGGAACCGGTGCCGATGGAACGGTTCCGGCCGAACCTGGTCGTCTCCGGCTGGGCCGAGCCGCACCTCGAAGACCGGGTGCGCGAACTGGCCGCGGGCGGTGCCCGGCTCGGTTTCGCCAAGCTGTGCGTGCGGTGCGCGGTGCCGATGGTGGACCAGGAGACCGGCCGCCGGGCGGGCCCGGAACCGATCCGCAGCCTGGCCCGCTACCGGCGGCAGCCCGAAGGCGGGGTCATCTTCGGCATGAAGGCCGCGGTACTGGAGCCAGGTCAGCTCGCCGTCGGCGACGAGGTGACCGTGCACAGCTGGGGCGAGGAGTAA